In the Ilumatobacteraceae bacterium genome, one interval contains:
- a CDS encoding DUF4365 domain-containing protein — MSIGDDLPRRGRSHVLESVSERAFAWAMPEQWIETKPDKDYGIDRHIEVFELDPGNPGSAVPTGFDFGVQYKATDDETARAMSVGIRWSTLHYWWLKPYPVLVVRYRADTDSLYGRWAHNRPNDVENGLQAQAWFHFDDRHLLTNGGDCWDALVEDVRSFRDARERSVELPLELSLIGDRCQSSTAARINAELRARMNGDEVLIVPDRTTEPRFTVDDHRSGASLGGPIGVYFYGEQPDPADAATLLLSLALCFGRMGRWTEALRILRNCRDAAPLNDPEWLTLAATLSATGGDAGLGIDLLEDFAQAHGVHGQLAAALARVVHEATHPSDNTDRLISIADRWIEATPDGDDRSTMCFNMATICSTVGAFTSAVRLFDRCLHESDRYLGRGYYWIGTARALLSVGETGRAAQAYEQAATLSGDPLLLAEEHAEAALFSGHYADARQLIDDVVAKRGDPTVAEHLLMIVCSSVIALSDSREQSRDTAAALQRWSDTGSDRGDSRYDITSILDLDGLFAPAWEWMTQHMRELPTHPDTALVAAITARDDAVAWASALVAAQAWNWHDEVMLEMIARGRACDHRFDRMAVRTIDELLATSTDGYMTGAKAENLFRLLATHVPTERPFFMRSADDGEWLGDFAGSTTVRPERADGE; from the coding sequence ATGAGCATTGGCGATGACCTTCCTCGACGCGGCCGGAGTCACGTTCTGGAGTCGGTGTCGGAACGAGCTTTCGCCTGGGCGATGCCGGAGCAGTGGATCGAGACGAAACCCGACAAGGACTACGGGATTGACCGCCACATTGAGGTGTTTGAACTCGACCCAGGCAACCCGGGTTCGGCCGTTCCAACGGGCTTCGACTTTGGCGTGCAGTACAAGGCCACCGACGACGAGACCGCTCGGGCGATGAGCGTCGGGATCAGATGGTCAACCCTGCACTACTGGTGGCTGAAGCCATACCCAGTGTTGGTCGTGCGCTATCGCGCTGACACCGATTCGCTCTATGGCCGATGGGCTCACAACCGCCCCAACGACGTGGAGAACGGTCTCCAGGCTCAAGCCTGGTTCCACTTCGATGACCGCCACCTGCTGACCAATGGTGGCGATTGCTGGGACGCGCTTGTCGAGGACGTCCGATCCTTTCGAGATGCGCGGGAGCGCTCCGTAGAACTCCCGCTCGAGCTGTCATTGATCGGCGATCGTTGCCAATCGTCGACCGCTGCGCGGATCAACGCTGAGCTGCGCGCTCGCATGAACGGCGACGAGGTGCTCATCGTCCCGGACCGTACAACGGAGCCGAGGTTCACGGTCGACGATCATCGCTCCGGAGCGAGCCTCGGTGGGCCGATCGGTGTCTACTTCTATGGTGAGCAGCCCGACCCAGCTGATGCAGCCACGCTGCTGCTATCGCTTGCACTGTGCTTCGGTCGCATGGGGAGATGGACGGAGGCCCTCCGGATTCTTCGCAACTGCCGCGACGCCGCACCACTCAACGATCCCGAGTGGCTCACACTCGCGGCGACCTTGAGCGCGACCGGAGGCGATGCAGGACTCGGGATCGACCTCCTCGAAGACTTCGCACAAGCCCACGGCGTGCATGGCCAGCTGGCAGCCGCCCTCGCCCGCGTGGTCCACGAGGCCACGCACCCATCGGACAACACGGATCGGTTGATCTCTATTGCCGACCGCTGGATCGAGGCCACGCCCGACGGCGACGACCGATCCACGATGTGTTTCAACATGGCGACGATCTGCTCCACAGTGGGGGCGTTCACATCGGCGGTCCGGCTCTTCGATCGATGCCTTCACGAGAGCGACCGCTATCTCGGACGCGGCTACTACTGGATCGGCACAGCACGAGCACTCCTCAGCGTCGGCGAAACCGGTCGCGCTGCCCAAGCCTACGAGCAAGCAGCCACGCTGTCGGGCGATCCGCTGTTGCTCGCAGAAGAACACGCCGAGGCAGCGCTGTTCAGCGGGCACTACGCCGACGCTCGGCAGCTGATCGACGATGTTGTGGCCAAGCGCGGTGACCCAACGGTCGCAGAGCATCTGCTCATGATCGTGTGTAGCAGCGTGATCGCATTGAGTGACAGTCGCGAACAAAGCCGCGACACGGCCGCCGCCCTTCAACGTTGGTCGGACACTGGGAGCGATCGCGGCGACTCCCGGTACGACATCACTTCGATCTTGGATCTCGACGGCCTATTCGCACCCGCCTGGGAGTGGATGACTCAGCACATGCGCGAGTTGCCGACTCACCCAGACACGGCGCTCGTCGCCGCCATCACTGCACGCGATGATGCGGTCGCGTGGGCATCCGCCCTCGTTGCGGCGCAAGCATGGAACTGGCACGACGAGGTGATGCTCGAGATGATCGCACGGGGCCGAGCATGCGACCATCGGTTCGATCGCATGGCGGTGAGGACGATTGACGAACTCCTTGCCACCTCCACCGATGGATACATGACGGGAGCCAAGGCCGAGAACCTCTTCCGGCTTCTCGCGACGCACGTACCCACCGAGCGTCCCTTCTTCATGCGGTCAGCCGACGATGGCGAGTGGCTCGGCGACTTCGCTGGGTCCACTACCGTTCGCCCGGAGCGGGCTGACGGGGAGTAG
- the mobF gene encoding MobF family relaxase has product MTRIYAASAGASARYYTGYLTEPDGELPGRWTGRQAASFGLGGEVSTEALELLLSGRHPVAGQVLGRELLDRVDRHGNVTKAVAGYDATFSAPKSLSVLWALTGDDGLAECHDRAVDAAVAMIEQYGSTTRIRSNGTRLHPDTAGLTAAVFRQSTSRADDPQLHTHVVVSAKVQTDDGRWWALDARVLKRYQQTFGYVYQSVLRAELTTRYGVAFDEIVNGQAEIAGVPTELLHQFSKRAHVIAVEMDARVADFIGRTGREPTDGEYAAMEREAAADTRDHKTGLGVTDLRSRWDREAESVGCDAIDLVDSVRTAAREHVAETTGMSVAEVLEELAERRSTWNRMDVLRTLAGTARPHPGHDATTWARALEAGADTVLDACIDLDPNIADARRRGSDGRSLLIEPVANQATSEHVLAQEERIITWALDAQSDDPAPSTAITDTDLDPGQHAAARAVAGDDRLVLVVGPAGAGKTRTLAAAVDDLHTHRRPVVGVAPTGKAAAVLSRETGVAADTIAKFLRDLDQPTAGATWWDPGPGTTVIVDEAGMVRTADLDRLVDHAQRSQWRLVLVGDPYQLQAVGRGGMFAELCETGRTVELDRLHRFEHPWEATASLRLRAGDSRALATYATFGRIRPGTFDQHLDTIAHQWQQSHIAGETLSITSTRNEHVTAINNHIQNARLLTGELDTVTATRIASGSVMVGDVVATRHNDRRLRTTTGDHVRNRHRWTVTHTSDAGITVTRLGGHGTITLPADYVRQHVELAYATTEHGAQGDTADRSITLATNATSGRNLYVGMTRGRTNNTTLVVTQTHDLTEAINILNTAVTLDRTDLPAIAQRRSLAQQAGPARAPQPSNRDLRDQLRATGARHHEVRPEPPDLGIGL; this is encoded by the coding sequence TACACCGGCTACCTGACCGAGCCCGATGGCGAGTTGCCGGGACGGTGGACCGGCCGGCAGGCGGCGTCGTTCGGGCTCGGCGGTGAGGTGTCGACCGAGGCGCTCGAGTTGCTGCTGTCGGGCCGGCATCCGGTCGCCGGTCAGGTCCTCGGGCGTGAGTTGTTGGATCGGGTTGATCGGCACGGCAACGTGACGAAGGCGGTGGCTGGGTATGACGCGACGTTCTCGGCGCCGAAGTCGCTGTCGGTGCTGTGGGCGCTCACCGGCGACGACGGTCTCGCCGAGTGCCACGACCGCGCCGTCGACGCGGCGGTGGCGATGATCGAGCAGTACGGGTCGACGACCCGCATCCGTTCGAACGGGACACGGCTCCACCCTGACACCGCTGGGTTGACCGCGGCGGTGTTCCGCCAGTCGACGAGCCGTGCCGATGACCCGCAGTTGCACACCCATGTCGTGGTCTCGGCGAAGGTGCAGACCGACGACGGCCGCTGGTGGGCGCTCGACGCCCGGGTGTTGAAGCGGTATCAGCAGACGTTCGGCTACGTGTACCAGTCGGTGCTGCGTGCCGAGCTGACCACCCGGTACGGGGTGGCGTTCGACGAGATCGTGAACGGCCAGGCCGAGATCGCCGGAGTGCCGACCGAGTTGTTGCATCAGTTCTCGAAGCGGGCTCACGTGATCGCGGTCGAGATGGACGCCCGGGTCGCCGACTTCATCGGCCGCACCGGTCGTGAGCCGACCGACGGCGAGTACGCGGCGATGGAACGCGAAGCCGCCGCGGACACCCGTGACCATAAGACCGGGCTCGGTGTCACTGATCTGAGGTCGCGGTGGGACCGAGAAGCCGAGAGTGTCGGCTGCGACGCGATCGACCTCGTCGACTCCGTCCGCACGGCAGCGCGAGAGCATGTCGCCGAGACAACTGGGATGTCGGTCGCCGAGGTGTTGGAGGAGCTCGCCGAGCGACGCTCAACATGGAACCGGATGGACGTCCTGCGCACACTCGCGGGCACCGCTCGACCACACCCCGGACACGACGCGACCACCTGGGCGCGAGCGCTCGAGGCCGGTGCCGACACGGTGCTCGACGCCTGCATCGACCTCGACCCGAACATCGCCGACGCGCGTCGGCGCGGGTCTGACGGTCGGTCACTACTGATCGAACCGGTCGCCAACCAGGCCACGAGCGAGCACGTCCTCGCCCAAGAAGAACGCATCATCACCTGGGCGCTCGACGCCCAGTCCGACGACCCGGCACCGTCCACCGCGATCACCGACACCGACCTCGACCCGGGCCAGCACGCCGCGGCCCGGGCGGTCGCCGGCGATGACCGGCTCGTCCTCGTCGTCGGCCCCGCCGGTGCCGGCAAGACGCGAACGCTCGCCGCCGCTGTCGATGACCTTCACACCCACCGGCGCCCGGTGGTCGGCGTGGCCCCGACCGGCAAGGCCGCCGCGGTCCTCTCCCGCGAGACCGGTGTCGCCGCGGACACGATCGCCAAGTTCCTCCGCGACCTCGACCAACCCACCGCCGGCGCCACGTGGTGGGACCCCGGCCCGGGCACGACGGTCATCGTCGACGAAGCCGGCATGGTCCGCACCGCCGACCTCGACCGCCTCGTCGACCACGCCCAACGATCCCAATGGCGGCTCGTGCTCGTCGGCGACCCCTACCAGCTCCAAGCCGTCGGCCGCGGCGGCATGTTCGCCGAACTCTGCGAGACCGGACGCACCGTCGAACTCGACCGACTCCACCGCTTCGAACACCCCTGGGAAGCCACCGCCTCGCTCCGCCTCCGCGCAGGCGACAGCCGAGCCCTCGCCACTTACGCCACGTTCGGCCGCATCCGACCCGGCACCTTCGACCAACACCTCGACACCATCGCCCACCAATGGCAGCAATCGCACATCGCCGGGGAGACGCTGTCGATCACCTCCACCCGCAACGAACACGTCACCGCCATCAACAATCACATCCAGAACGCACGGCTGCTCACTGGTGAGCTCGACACGGTGACCGCCACCCGAATCGCCAGCGGTTCCGTGATGGTCGGCGACGTCGTCGCCACCCGCCACAACGACCGACGCCTCCGCACCACCACCGGCGACCACGTCCGCAACCGCCACCGCTGGACCGTCACCCACACCAGCGACGCCGGCATCACCGTGACCCGCCTCGGCGGACACGGCACCATCACCCTGCCCGCCGACTACGTCCGCCAACACGTCGAACTCGCCTACGCCACCACCGAACACGGCGCCCAAGGCGACACCGCCGACCGCAGCATCACCCTCGCCACCAACGCCACCAGCGGCCGCAACCTCTACGTCGGCATGACCCGCGGCCGCACCAACAACACCACCCTCGTCGTCACCCAAACCCACGACCTCACCGAAGCCATCAACATCCTCAACACCGCCGTCACCCTCGACCGCACCGACCTCCCCGCCATCGCCCAACGTCGATCGCTGGCCCAACAAGCGGGACCGGCCCGAGCGCCGCAGCCGTCGAACCGAGACCTGCGCGACCAACTGCGAGCGACGGGCGCCCGCCACCACGAGGTCCGGCCCGAACCTCCCGACCTCGGTATCGGCCTATGA